One genomic segment of Candidatus Bathyarchaeota archaeon includes these proteins:
- a CDS encoding glycosyltransferase family 2 protein, with the protein MIVFEIIAFVLLVVMIFWVSYNGYILVIGVRKRHANKILNIIDLKIFPKVSIIVPTKDDESVIGRCLESILKIDYPKDKMEVIVVEGNSKDTTCKICQEYAEKNPQTIKLISEKAAKGKPAALNLALHHTTGEIIGIFDADSIPNEDVLKRTAAYFTDEKIMAIQGETHSLNEKDNVLTRVTAMEEKAWYQALINGRENLKLFVPLNGSNQFVRKKVLDELEGWDENSLTEDVELALRLVEKQHQIKYAPDVRAGQETPNSLHSLFHQRLRWYRGYMETAIKYGRLMDNLNRKTLDAEISLFGPFTMICSFLSYINWGFLILFPGTGSMLNLTALAITLTAISLISLGIASAAAEKPIKAKNLLWVPSIYVYWFMQTIFAFWAFLTMLFRRQRVWSKTAKNGSISISPKMSTT; encoded by the coding sequence GATGATTTTTTGGGTAAGCTACAACGGCTACATTTTAGTTATTGGTGTTAGAAAACGCCACGCTAACAAGATACTTAATATCATAGACCTGAAAATTTTTCCTAAAGTTTCAATTATTGTACCCACCAAAGATGATGAATCCGTTATTGGACGTTGCCTTGAATCCATCCTAAAAATTGATTATCCTAAAGACAAAATGGAGGTAATCGTGGTTGAGGGCAACTCAAAAGACACTACATGCAAAATTTGCCAAGAATATGCAGAAAAAAACCCTCAAACCATAAAGCTCATAAGTGAAAAAGCCGCCAAAGGCAAACCTGCAGCTTTGAACCTGGCCTTGCACCATACAACTGGAGAAATTATAGGTATTTTTGACGCGGACAGCATTCCAAATGAAGATGTACTCAAAAGAACAGCGGCATACTTTACTGATGAAAAAATAATGGCCATTCAAGGAGAAACCCATTCACTAAACGAAAAAGACAATGTGCTCACAAGAGTGACCGCTATGGAAGAGAAAGCGTGGTATCAAGCCTTAATCAATGGAAGAGAAAATCTCAAACTGTTCGTTCCCTTAAATGGAAGCAATCAATTCGTCAGAAAAAAGGTTTTAGACGAGCTTGAAGGTTGGGATGAAAACTCGCTTACAGAAGACGTGGAGTTAGCGTTGAGACTTGTTGAAAAACAGCACCAAATAAAATATGCACCGGACGTTCGTGCTGGACAAGAAACACCTAACAGTTTACATTCACTGTTTCATCAGAGATTACGCTGGTACCGTGGCTACATGGAAACAGCAATCAAGTATGGACGATTGATGGATAACTTGAACCGTAAAACCCTTGACGCAGAAATCTCACTGTTTGGTCCATTCACAATGATTTGCTCTTTTCTCAGTTACATTAACTGGGGCTTTTTGATTTTGTTCCCAGGCACCGGTTCAATGCTTAACTTGACAGCTTTGGCGATAACTTTAACGGCAATATCGCTTATTTCGCTGGGGATTGCTTCTGCCGCCGCTGAAAAACCCATAAAAGCCAAAAACCTGTTGTGGGTACCTTCAATTTACGTTTACTGGTTTATGCAAACAATATTTGCATTCTGGGCTTTTCTCACAATGCTGTTTAGAAGACAGCGGGTTTGGAGCAAAACCGCAAAGAACGGTTCCATAAGCATAAGCCCAAAAATGAGCACAACATGA
- a CDS encoding glycosyltransferase produces the protein MTQVDLSFIVPAYNEEKHIETALYGLDEIVKSRNCPYEIVVVDDGSNDETLNKARKYASKNGHVRVITYDHNLGKGYAVKKGFMEAQGQVVVFVDSDMNIEMDTILDYIDALKYGDIIIPTKWHPQSRIKMPMKRRILSHGFNVLVRTLIGAKLKDTQVGLKVMKKDKFNPIFPRLCVKRYAFDVELLAVANLYGLKIVEMPTKLRIEGLFNIREIFKMFIDLLGIAYRLKITHWYQRPLNI, from the coding sequence TTGACACAAGTTGATTTATCATTTATTGTTCCCGCATACAACGAGGAAAAACACATTGAAACAGCTCTTTACGGACTTGATGAAATTGTAAAAAGCAGAAACTGCCCCTACGAAATCGTTGTTGTAGACGACGGAAGCAATGATGAAACATTAAACAAAGCCAGAAAATACGCCAGCAAAAACGGGCACGTACGAGTCATAACGTATGACCATAACTTAGGCAAAGGCTACGCGGTAAAGAAGGGGTTCATGGAAGCACAGGGGCAAGTTGTGGTTTTTGTTGACAGCGACATGAACATTGAAATGGACACGATACTTGATTACATTGACGCCCTAAAGTACGGAGACATTATTATTCCCACTAAATGGCATCCCCAATCCAGAATCAAAATGCCTATGAAAAGAAGAATCCTAAGCCACGGATTCAACGTTCTCGTTCGCACACTTATTGGAGCTAAACTCAAAGACACCCAGGTTGGACTTAAAGTGATGAAAAAAGACAAGTTCAACCCCATCTTCCCAAGACTCTGTGTTAAACGCTATGCTTTTGATGTGGAGCTTTTGGCAGTGGCAAATCTGTATGGCTTAAAAATTGTTGAAATGCCAACTAAGCTCAGAATTGAGGGACTATTTAACATTAGAGAAATCTTTAAGATGTTTATTGATTTACTCGGAATCGCCTACAGACTAAAAATTACCCATTGGTACCAGCGACCCCTTAATATTTAA
- a CDS encoding glycosyltransferase, protein MTPNHMASIIIPCKTIDPYTKECISHCKQLNYPNFEIIVLPDSDSTPIEDVKIISTGPVSPGSKRNIGIKNSNGEICAFIDNDAYPRVDWLTQAVILLQDKSISGVGGPGVTPETDSSGQKASGYVLSSFMVGSLASRCKGKAIFESTDIPSCNFIAPKALILQAGGWNEKYWPGEDTLMCLELRKLGKLVESSEIVVYHHRRSLFKPHIRQVSRFGEHRGFFVKKYPENSIRPTYFLPSLLVAAFVVGLVLSLFVPLFAYIFLLGIATYLVCGLAASVMQVKDARMVFLVWAGIIVTHLIYGCYFVSGLAKSDLKR, encoded by the coding sequence TTGACCCCCAATCACATGGCTTCCATTATTATTCCCTGCAAAACAATAGACCCGTACACCAAAGAATGCATCAGCCACTGCAAACAATTAAACTACCCAAATTTTGAAATAATCGTACTCCCCGACAGCGACAGTACCCCAATTGAAGACGTAAAAATAATTTCTACAGGACCCGTCTCGCCTGGATCCAAAAGAAATATAGGCATAAAAAACTCCAACGGCGAAATCTGCGCCTTCATCGACAATGACGCTTATCCACGCGTGGACTGGTTAACTCAGGCAGTAATACTTTTGCAGGACAAAAGCATCAGCGGGGTTGGTGGACCAGGAGTAACGCCAGAAACCGACAGTTCAGGTCAGAAAGCCAGCGGCTATGTGCTTTCATCGTTTATGGTTGGAAGCCTAGCCAGCAGATGCAAAGGCAAAGCGATATTTGAATCAACGGACATTCCCTCATGCAATTTCATCGCGCCCAAAGCTTTAATTTTGCAGGCAGGCGGTTGGAATGAGAAGTACTGGCCAGGTGAAGACACACTCATGTGTCTTGAACTGCGTAAGCTTGGCAAGCTGGTGGAGTCTTCAGAAATTGTGGTTTACCATCACAGACGCAGCCTCTTTAAGCCACATATTAGGCAGGTTTCACGGTTCGGCGAACATCGCGGTTTCTTTGTAAAAAAATATCCCGAAAATTCTATCAGACCAACCTATTTTTTGCCCAGTTTGCTGGTTGCCGCTTTTGTTGTGGGGCTTGTGCTTTCCTTGTTTGTTCCCTTGTTCGCGTATATTTTTCTGTTGGGTATTGCAACGTATCTTGTGTGTGGTTTAGCCGCATCGGTTATGCAGGTTAAAGATGCGCGGATGGTTTTTCTTGTGTGGGCAGGGATTATCGTAACTCATTTAATTTACGGGTGCTACTTCGTGTCTGGACTGGCAAAGAGTGATTTGAAACGATGA
- a CDS encoding radical SAM protein: MKISISYPPLPSEKGVPLLSQNRQFQYFKSPTYIYPMVPAYAATLLKNADYEVIWDDGIAEEKTDEDWKKDIEHEAPDLVMIETKTPVVKKHWAIINELKTVMPACKVVMVGDHVTALPKESMEKCLTDFVLTGGDYDFLMLNLAEFLNGKTKQLEEGIWHREKGNLKNTGQFKLNHNLDELPFIDRDLTKWQLYNKQNGNFKQVPGAYTMAGRDCWWRKDGGCTFCSWPTLYPTFRAMKPKRLADEVGLLIEHHGVKTVFDDTGCFPAGKWLSEFSQLMIERGYNSKVEFGCNMRFGALEREDYRLMKQAGFRMLLFGVESGSQATLDRLNKGTTVERIIEECKIPHEEGLEPHITIMVGYPWETRKDAESTLDLAKMFMQKGWANTLQATVVIPYPGSKLYAQALENGWFRVDPADYERFDMKEPVMTTMDMTAEEVLELCDQIYKVFLTPQYMLRQLARVRSMRDVKYSVKGLVKVLGHVKDFGKDK; encoded by the coding sequence ATGAAAATCAGCATTTCCTACCCACCCCTGCCCTCAGAGAAGGGCGTGCCCCTGCTTAGCCAAAACAGGCAATTTCAATACTTCAAATCACCAACCTACATTTACCCCATGGTTCCCGCCTACGCCGCAACACTTCTCAAAAATGCAGATTACGAAGTGATCTGGGATGACGGCATCGCAGAAGAAAAAACTGACGAGGACTGGAAAAAAGACATAGAACATGAAGCCCCGGACCTTGTTATGATTGAAACCAAAACCCCCGTGGTCAAGAAGCATTGGGCAATAATCAACGAGCTAAAAACGGTGATGCCAGCCTGCAAAGTCGTTATGGTCGGTGACCACGTAACCGCGTTGCCAAAGGAATCTATGGAGAAGTGCTTAACCGATTTTGTTTTAACAGGCGGCGACTACGACTTTTTAATGCTAAATTTAGCAGAGTTCTTAAACGGCAAAACCAAGCAGCTTGAAGAGGGCATCTGGCACCGCGAAAAAGGCAACCTCAAAAACACTGGACAATTCAAGCTAAACCACAACTTAGACGAGTTACCCTTCATTGACCGCGACCTAACCAAATGGCAACTCTACAACAAACAAAACGGCAACTTCAAACAAGTTCCCGGTGCCTACACGATGGCTGGCAGAGATTGCTGGTGGCGCAAAGACGGCGGCTGCACATTCTGCTCATGGCCAACACTTTACCCGACCTTCCGCGCCATGAAACCCAAGCGATTGGCGGATGAGGTGGGCTTGCTAATTGAGCACCACGGCGTTAAAACCGTTTTTGATGATACGGGTTGTTTCCCAGCGGGAAAGTGGCTTTCAGAATTTTCTCAGTTGATGATTGAACGCGGCTACAATAGCAAAGTGGAGTTTGGCTGCAACATGCGCTTTGGCGCACTTGAGCGTGAGGATTATCGTTTGATGAAGCAGGCAGGTTTTAGGATGCTTCTGTTTGGCGTAGAATCAGGGAGCCAAGCGACGCTTGACCGCTTAAATAAGGGTACAACCGTTGAAAGAATTATAGAAGAATGCAAGATTCCTCATGAGGAAGGCTTGGAGCCACATATCACGATTATGGTGGGTTATCCATGGGAAACCCGCAAAGACGCCGAGAGCACGCTGGATTTGGCGAAGATGTTCATGCAGAAAGGTTGGGCAAACACGCTACAAGCCACAGTCGTTATCCCGTATCCAGGCAGCAAACTGTACGCGCAGGCACTGGAAAACGGCTGGTTCCGTGTGGACCCAGCGGATTATGAGCGGTTTGACATGAAAGAGCCAGTGATGACCACGATGGATATGACAGCAGAGGAGGTTTTGGAGCTTTGCGACCAAATCTACAAAGTATTTTTAACGCCACAGTATATGCTGCGGCAGCTTGCTCGTGTGCGGTCTATGCGAGATGTTAAATATTCAGTTAAAGGTTTAGTAAAAGTTCTAGGACACGTCAAGGACTTTGGCAAAGACAAGTAA
- a CDS encoding glycosyltransferase, with protein sequence MAKTSNPTVSVVITTKNEEKNIDNCLKSIKNQTFKDTEVILVDNYSTDKTAQIAQEHGATVYFKGNERSTQRNFGVNVAQGKYVLYLDADMILSPNLVEKCVEKCKNDGLGALYVPERIVGEGFWIRVRDFERGFYTGTVVDAVRFVRRDLFLGVGGFDECLVGPEDWDFDRKIRKATQTGIADCELYHNEGNFDLKRYLSKKSYYTDGIKRYVDKWGADDAETRRQVGVAYRLLGVFVEDGKWKRLLAGLPFAVGMYYLRFRVSLRYLQKV encoded by the coding sequence TTGGCAAAGACAAGTAACCCCACCGTTTCCGTGGTAATAACAACAAAAAATGAAGAAAAAAACATTGATAACTGTCTAAAATCCATTAAAAATCAAACATTCAAAGATACCGAAGTCATCCTAGTTGACAATTACTCTACTGACAAAACCGCCCAAATCGCACAAGAACACGGCGCAACCGTCTACTTTAAAGGAAACGAGCGGTCAACCCAGCGAAACTTTGGCGTTAACGTTGCCCAAGGCAAATACGTACTTTACCTTGACGCAGACATGATTCTTAGTCCCAATCTGGTCGAGAAATGTGTTGAGAAATGCAAAAACGATGGGTTGGGGGCGCTTTATGTTCCTGAACGCATCGTTGGAGAGGGGTTTTGGATTAGGGTCAGGGATTTTGAGCGGGGCTTCTACACGGGCACAGTAGTTGATGCGGTGCGGTTTGTTCGCAGGGACCTGTTTTTGGGGGTTGGCGGGTTTGACGAGTGCTTGGTGGGTCCTGAGGATTGGGATTTTGACCGCAAAATAAGAAAAGCAACCCAGACAGGCATAGCAGACTGCGAGCTTTACCATAATGAGGGCAATTTTGATCTGAAGCGGTATCTGAGTAAGAAAAGCTACTACACGGATGGCATCAAAAGGTATGTTGATAAGTGGGGTGCTGATGACGCGGAGACAAGGCGTCAGGTTGGGGTGGCGTATCGTTTGCTGGGGGTTTTTGTTGAGGATGGCAAATGGAAAAGGCTGCTGGCTGGGCTGCCTTTTGCTGTAGGCATGTATTATTTACGTTTTAGGGTATCGTTGAGGTACTTACAAAAAGTCTAA
- a CDS encoding class I SAM-dependent methyltransferase: MSEPAPVFYKVLEQCREVFKETVFDFKHKGADFDSMVYAEGVRSHIDTVKQYMGKTSGLMADLGCGKGHISVLLKDAGYEMIGLDIPEPTGEFSHLSLRLWQKKSWKALGRRFGTSYGLSDIKTLPIKDGVLDGVMMYAVIEHISTEQSEVKKNIDEVKRVLKPGGYLFIFRCPRKGSYAEKLASILGLPKHDKLYGDSELKEMLASNFTVLEFARTDMILAFMRCQPLWNKLSPLLLALDSILLKTPVSVLSHHLMVVCQKR, translated from the coding sequence ATGTCTGAGCCTGCACCCGTATTCTACAAAGTTCTGGAACAATGCCGAGAAGTCTTCAAAGAAACCGTCTTTGACTTCAAACACAAAGGCGCAGATTTTGACTCCATGGTTTATGCTGAAGGAGTAAGAAGCCACATCGACACAGTTAAGCAGTACATGGGCAAAACCAGTGGGCTCATGGCGGATTTGGGCTGTGGTAAAGGGCACATTTCTGTGCTTCTAAAGGATGCGGGTTATGAGATGATTGGACTGGATATTCCTGAGCCAACAGGCGAGTTCAGCCATTTGTCTTTAAGGTTGTGGCAGAAAAAATCTTGGAAAGCCCTGGGCAGACGATTTGGCACAAGCTATGGTTTATCTGACATCAAAACGTTGCCTATAAAAGATGGCGTACTCGACGGCGTGATGATGTACGCAGTGATTGAGCACATATCCACAGAGCAATCTGAAGTTAAAAAGAACATAGACGAGGTCAAACGTGTTCTCAAACCAGGCGGATACCTGTTCATTTTCCGTTGCCCACGGAAAGGTTCTTACGCTGAAAAGCTCGCTTCTATTCTTGGACTACCCAAACATGACAAGCTGTACGGTGACTCAGAATTGAAGGAAATGTTGGCGTCTAACTTTACGGTTTTAGAGTTTGCCAGAACAGACATGATTTTGGCGTTTATGCGTTGCCAGCCGCTTTGGAATAAGCTGTCGCCACTGCTTTTGGCGTTGGATAGTATTTTGCTTAAAACCCCCGTTAGTGTGTTGAGTCATCATTTGATGGTGGTTTGCCAGAAAAGGTGA
- a CDS encoding class I SAM-dependent methyltransferase, whose translation MSGVLKNLKKYKAKGNVLEIGCSKGYLSNILNKNGFSSIGGDISKTALKQSSGIKTVRMDGENLPFPDKAFDAVLAISVIEHIPKPACVVKEAFRVLKDNGVFMLVTPNKDSGLAKIGKHLVKYTSVKNPYHVSLMNKHELNTYLTGAGFFDFMVYPFHNGFYGAPLIQKVTNQTIIPLPFKFPVPFAHHLLAIARKNA comes from the coding sequence ATTTCAGGTGTTCTAAAAAACCTAAAAAAGTACAAAGCAAAAGGCAATGTTTTGGAGATAGGTTGTTCCAAAGGCTATCTATCTAATATCTTAAACAAAAACGGTTTCAGCAGCATCGGCGGAGATATATCAAAAACTGCCCTCAAACAATCCAGCGGCATCAAAACGGTACGTATGGATGGTGAAAACCTGCCGTTCCCAGATAAAGCCTTTGATGCTGTACTTGCCATAAGCGTAATTGAGCATATCCCTAAACCTGCCTGTGTGGTTAAAGAAGCCTTCAGAGTGCTAAAGGATAACGGGGTTTTTATGTTGGTAACTCCCAACAAGGACAGCGGGTTAGCAAAAATCGGCAAGCACTTAGTGAAGTACACTTCAGTTAAAAATCCTTACCACGTCAGCCTCATGAACAAGCATGAACTCAACACTTACTTAACGGGCGCAGGCTTTTTTGACTTCATGGTGTATCCCTTCCACAACGGCTTCTACGGCGCACCCTTAATCCAGAAAGTCACAAATCAAACCATAATTCCGCTACCATTCAAGTTTCCAGTGCCCTTCGCACACCATTTACTGGCGATTGCAAGAAAAAACGCTTAA
- a CDS encoding SDR family oxidoreductase: MMDKLIQADIQIIKSKINADYFDGKNVLVTGGAGFIGSWLCDVLLNCGAKVTVVDDLSTGRTKNIDHLIGNPDFKFLKADVCTFKTPDKYQIILHLAGHASPDEYQIHPIATLQTSAVGSTNMAELARKCDATLLFASTSEVYGDAEVVPTPETYWGRVNPVGIRSCYDEGKRFSEALLIAYCKQHGLDVRIPRIFNTYGPRLREDGLYGRAMSRFIMQAQSGAPITVYGDGKQTRSFCYVTDNVTGLLLLAQSATANGEAVNIGKPHEVTIFELAQKIQQATQTTSPITFSPLPTDDPKRRCPDIAKLKRLVGWEPMVSFEEGLAKTVNWFAGETKAQA, translated from the coding sequence ATGATGGATAAACTAATTCAAGCAGACATTCAAATCATAAAATCAAAAATAAACGCGGACTACTTTGACGGGAAAAATGTTTTGGTTACAGGCGGCGCTGGCTTTATCGGCAGTTGGCTGTGCGATGTGCTGTTGAATTGCGGCGCAAAAGTCACTGTTGTTGACGATTTGTCTACAGGCAGAACAAAAAACATTGACCATTTAATCGGCAACCCCGACTTCAAATTCCTAAAAGCCGACGTATGTACATTCAAAACCCCTGATAAATATCAAATAATCCTGCACCTGGCAGGGCACGCCTCACCTGACGAGTACCAAATTCACCCGATTGCAACCTTACAGACCAGCGCAGTAGGTAGCACAAACATGGCTGAACTCGCACGCAAATGTGATGCCACTTTGTTGTTTGCTTCTACTTCGGAGGTTTATGGTGATGCAGAAGTGGTTCCTACGCCTGAGACTTACTGGGGTAGAGTGAACCCTGTCGGAATCCGTTCCTGTTATGATGAAGGTAAACGTTTTTCAGAGGCACTGTTGATTGCTTACTGTAAGCAGCATGGTCTAGATGTGCGGATTCCACGGATTTTTAACACGTATGGTCCACGACTGCGCGAGGACGGTTTGTATGGACGGGCAATGTCACGATTTATCATGCAAGCGCAATCAGGTGCGCCAATCACAGTTTATGGTGACGGCAAACAAACTCGCTCGTTCTGCTATGTAACCGATAACGTGACTGGATTGTTGTTGCTCGCTCAATCTGCAACTGCTAACGGCGAAGCCGTCAACATAGGTAAACCCCATGAAGTTACCATTTTTGAGTTAGCCCAGAAAATTCAGCAAGCAACCCAAACTACTTCACCCATAACCTTCAGCCCATTGCCAACAGATGACCCTAAACGGCGATGTCCAGACATTGCTAAACTGAAACGACTGGTCGGTTGGGAACCTATGGTAAGTTTTGAGGAAGGTTTAGCCAAAACTGTTAACTGGTTTGCTGGAGAAACAAAGGCTCAAGCCTAA
- a CDS encoding sugar phosphate nucleotidyltransferase: protein MISKVVIPAAGLGTRLFPATKEQPKEMLPIFSKTSLGGMCVKPVVQLVFEQLYEVGLREFCYVVGRGKRGIEDHFTPDMDCIKNLACMGKNGLASDLDVFYQKLESSKIMWVNQPQPKGLGNAVLMAQPFVQNEDCLIHAGDSAIISKDMDYLKRLIDVYERMKADAVFIVLEIDNPKQYGIVEGDEVESGIIRVKRVVEKPENPATNLAILAMYIFKPVIFKALTETKSGKNGEIQLTDAIQKLVDWNLKVYAVKLDRSYAHLDIGSPERYWEALELSYKTFVTEY, encoded by the coding sequence ATGATTAGTAAAGTGGTTATTCCCGCGGCGGGCTTAGGTACAAGGTTATTCCCAGCAACTAAAGAGCAACCCAAAGAGATGTTGCCAATATTTTCCAAAACTTCGCTGGGTGGCATGTGCGTTAAACCCGTTGTGCAACTGGTTTTTGAGCAGCTCTACGAGGTGGGTTTGCGGGAGTTCTGTTATGTGGTTGGAAGAGGTAAACGTGGCATTGAAGACCACTTTACTCCAGATATGGACTGTATTAAAAACTTGGCGTGCATGGGTAAAAACGGGCTTGCATCTGACCTTGATGTTTTCTATCAGAAACTGGAGAGTAGCAAAATCATGTGGGTTAACCAGCCCCAGCCCAAAGGTTTGGGGAATGCGGTTTTGATGGCGCAGCCGTTTGTGCAAAACGAGGACTGCCTAATTCACGCGGGAGACAGTGCAATTATCTCCAAAGACATGGACTACCTCAAGCGGTTAATCGACGTCTACGAGCGCATGAAAGCTGATGCCGTCTTTATTGTTTTGGAAATCGATAACCCTAAACAGTATGGCATAGTTGAAGGCGACGAGGTTGAGTCAGGCATAATCAGGGTTAAACGGGTTGTGGAAAAACCCGAGAATCCAGCCACAAACCTTGCGATTTTAGCTATGTACATCTTTAAACCCGTAATTTTCAAGGCACTGACGGAAACAAAATCAGGTAAAAATGGTGAAATCCAACTCACTGATGCAATTCAGAAACTGGTAGATTGGAACCTAAAGGTTTACGCGGTTAAGCTGGATCGGAGCTATGCGCATCTTGACATTGGTAGCCCTGAGCGGTACTGGGAAGCGTTGGAGCTTTCTTACAAAACTTTTGTGACGGAATACTGA
- a CDS encoding DUF47 family protein, translating into MERKSPDWFLQRRRSKGVEIAHEQVIKAFDTVTCLHKATKSFSEKNFTEAKKQIENLYKTEEGVDTLRTEAFMELSKGTALMADYREDLLHIVKRADMLADHTKDAARCIEMLWGAEVPAELLEKTVLMTGKLVDMVQILKGSVEKINSDTPKAVREAQEVNKIEHEVDTEYLKTRSLFIKYGANINHGVMVIIDDMVEFIEQAADTCADTADYIVVLSSRE; encoded by the coding sequence TTGGAAAGGAAAAGTCCTGATTGGTTTTTGCAGCGTCGAAGAAGCAAAGGCGTAGAAATTGCACATGAACAAGTTATCAAAGCTTTTGATACCGTAACTTGCTTGCATAAGGCAACCAAAAGTTTTTCAGAAAAAAACTTTACAGAAGCAAAAAAGCAAATTGAAAACCTCTACAAGACCGAGGAAGGTGTTGACACGCTTAGAACTGAAGCGTTCATGGAGCTTTCTAAGGGCACTGCGCTTATGGCTGATTACCGCGAGGACTTGTTGCACATTGTTAAACGTGCAGACATGCTAGCAGACCACACTAAAGATGCGGCAAGATGCATCGAGATGCTTTGGGGAGCCGAAGTTCCAGCTGAGCTTTTGGAAAAAACGGTTTTGATGACGGGTAAACTGGTTGATATGGTTCAGATACTTAAGGGCAGTGTTGAAAAAATAAATTCTGACACGCCAAAAGCTGTGCGTGAAGCCCAAGAAGTCAACAAAATCGAGCACGAAGTAGACACTGAGTACCTGAAAACCCGAAGCCTATTCATCAAGTACGGCGCAAACATTAACCACGGTGTCATGGTAATCATTGATGACATGGTCGAGTTTATTGAGCAAGCCGCAGACACATGCGCTGACACAGCCGACTACATAGTGGTGCTCTCAAGCAGAGAATAA
- a CDS encoding HIT family protein, whose translation MSYLYPSKRYEKFMSDCIFCQIIHKEKPAHIVYEDQNLIAFLSHRPINPGHLLVVPKAHYENIYQLPEDEVGVLFKAVKWLAGVVRDTFEVKGIRLVQNNGADAGQVVFHLHVHIIPFTQETLFNHGNFIYTDSDLARDAQKMREKIGLGYSL comes from the coding sequence ATATCCTACCTTTACCCTTCTAAAAGGTATGAAAAGTTCATGTCTGACTGCATATTCTGCCAGATAATACACAAAGAAAAACCCGCACACATAGTTTATGAAGACCAAAACCTGATTGCGTTTCTTAGTCACCGCCCAATTAACCCTGGTCATCTGCTGGTGGTTCCCAAAGCGCATTATGAAAACATTTACCAGTTGCCCGAGGATGAGGTTGGTGTTTTGTTTAAGGCGGTTAAGTGGCTTGCGGGTGTTGTTAGAGATACTTTTGAGGTTAAAGGAATTAGGCTGGTTCAGAATAACGGGGCAGATGCGGGGCAAGTGGTTTTTCATTTGCATGTGCATATTATTCCTTTCACACAAGAAACCCTGTTTAATCATGGCAATTTCATATATACTGATTCAGACTTAGCACGGGATGCTCAAAAAATGCGGGAAAAAATAGGGTTGGGTTATAGTTTATAA